The Phycisphaeraceae bacterium genome has a segment encoding these proteins:
- a CDS encoding Rrf2 family transcriptional regulator: protein MISRQVAMAAVSMGLIERAGPEGLQIPDLVKLTGISRPTLGKIINALARKKLVRTQRGVGGGVRLSRAGEQVSLYDLCVAFDDPVIECHCSFGFGHCAEEGPCPPGCICVAQHAKQLEYLKATSVQDVAETMEPRLKKAARRARRGRER, encoded by the coding sequence ATGATCTCACGACAAGTTGCCATGGCTGCGGTTTCGATGGGCCTGATTGAACGGGCCGGTCCGGAGGGCTTACAGATCCCCGACCTCGTGAAACTGACGGGGATATCCCGGCCAACGCTCGGCAAGATCATCAACGCTCTGGCTCGCAAGAAGTTAGTCAGAACCCAACGCGGCGTGGGTGGAGGCGTTCGGCTGTCGCGGGCTGGCGAACAAGTGTCGCTGTACGACCTTTGCGTCGCATTCGACGACCCCGTGATCGAATGCCATTGTTCGTTCGGCTTCGGACATTGCGCCGAGGAGGGTCCGTGCCCGCCCGGCTGCATTTGCGTTGCACAACATGCGAAGCAGTTGGAGTATCTCAAGGCGACAAGCGTGCAGGATGTCGCAGAGACGATGGAGCCCAGGCTCAAGAAGGCTGCTCGCCGGGCACGACGCGGGCGCGAGCGGTGA
- a CDS encoding glycogen-binding domain-containing protein — MAKHATQKPRVRVTLRAPDAGTVFIAGCFNDWSTTSHPMTKSETGEWTVSLDLPPGTYEYKFIVDGQWCCEVGCDEPHSGCPNCLPNAFGSMNRVLLVSNDGQAIQP, encoded by the coding sequence ATGGCAAAGCATGCAACACAGAAGCCGAGAGTCCGTGTCACCCTCCGTGCGCCGGACGCCGGGACGGTGTTCATCGCCGGGTGCTTCAACGACTGGAGCACGACAAGCCATCCGATGACAAAGTCCGAGACGGGCGAGTGGACCGTCTCGCTCGACCTCCCTCCCGGAACCTACGAGTACAAGTTCATCGTTGACGGGCAGTGGTGTTGTGAGGTCGGGTGTGATGAGCCACACAGCGGATGCCCCAACTGCCTACCAAATGCCTTTGGCAGCATGAATCGCGTGCTTCTTGTGAGCAATGATGGCCAGGCAATACAGCCTTGA
- a CDS encoding HD domain-containing protein, whose protein sequence is MSVGRVAQLRRVTVWTVIITVLHFLLTTQSHSLHWLHILLAGLFLVPVLIAAVAFETRGGIIAAAAVSIVYLLHLLWSWRDSPLANPDQYAWLAIYPIVGVVAGDLVRVANERQRQRDEALIKSRQTEMINGITGLLTAVNVRDEATVVHSHRVADLATSIGSKIGFDGRTLSDLHLAALVHDIGKAGIPDVILFKHGPLDDEQMATMREHVDIAVSMLQKIPGTDAIARLVAQHHESPDGNGYPCGLTTDEIDPAAAVLRVADVYAALTEERPYHRAMSPEEALGAMVNLAGTKLEAGALAALGTIVQGGPAESPVGDRCERIPEASS, encoded by the coding sequence ATGAGTGTTGGTAGAGTGGCACAACTGCGTCGTGTGACAGTGTGGACGGTGATCATTACCGTCCTGCACTTCCTATTGACCACGCAGTCTCACTCGCTTCACTGGCTTCATATCCTTCTCGCTGGATTGTTCCTTGTTCCTGTTTTGATTGCGGCAGTCGCGTTTGAGACAAGGGGCGGGATTATCGCTGCGGCGGCGGTAAGTATCGTGTATCTCTTGCATCTGCTCTGGTCATGGCGGGACTCGCCGCTGGCCAATCCCGATCAATACGCATGGCTCGCGATCTATCCAATTGTCGGGGTCGTTGCGGGTGATCTTGTCCGTGTCGCCAACGAGCGGCAGCGGCAGCGCGACGAGGCTCTCATCAAATCACGGCAGACCGAGATGATCAACGGGATCACCGGCCTGCTGACTGCGGTGAACGTGCGTGATGAGGCGACCGTCGTGCATTCGCACCGAGTCGCAGATCTGGCAACGTCGATCGGCAGCAAAATTGGCTTTGACGGAAGGACTCTGTCCGACCTGCACCTTGCCGCACTTGTCCATGACATCGGCAAGGCTGGCATCCCGGATGTGATCCTGTTCAAGCACGGGCCGCTCGATGATGAGCAGATGGCGACGATGCGTGAGCATGTGGATATTGCTGTCTCCATGCTCCAGAAGATACCCGGCACGGATGCGATCGCCCGCCTTGTCGCCCAGCACCACGAGAGCCCCGATGGCAACGGATATCCGTGTGGTTTGACTACGGACGAGATAGACCCTGCCGCCGCCGTGCTTCGGGTGGCGGATGTGTACGCGGCGCTGACAGAAGAGCGCCCGTACCACCGGGCGATGTCACCGGAGGAGGCTCTTGGCGCGATGGTAAACCTCGCGGGCACAAAGCTGGAAGCGGGCGCCCTCGCTGCCTTGGGCACGATCGTGCAGGGTGGGCCAGCCGAGAGCCCTGTCGGTGACAGATGCGAGCGCATACCGGAGGCATCATCATGA
- a CDS encoding 2Fe-2S iron-sulfur cluster binding domain-containing protein, with protein sequence MKRRGLHLISSIAMLLHAGTTWAQVSPEEHAQHHPEAATGEANPEPQAPNGMAGMGEMMSRMGVPPPKQIYPRLMDLPSMTLEERDELERLGHERMQSGTALMGEGFDDLLRVTTTNDFAAMQAAIAKLREGVSRYDSGLAAHRALAEGVAPDRIAMDWFKREMNLQGAIAAPATSGPMGLSWPHLIGMSLLAMFAAVMIGLYYVKMRRATGLLTQLAESPIVLPPDTERKPGRASAAPAVHSQPTAPAPTAVPPAASASRRWTGELRLDAVFEETTDISTFRLVNPGGGMVPFEYVPGQFLTLNLDIDGTQIKRSYTIASSPTRPASIEISVKREEHGVVSRFLHDSCGVGDLLSVSAPSGAFTFDGDGEESIVLISGGVGITPMMSVIRYLTDTSWHGHIYLLHCCRTTDDFCFRHELELLQRRHPRLNVTATMTRARGSSWVGATGRLSAGLIQECVPDIASKLVHLCGPPGMMDALKQTLQGFGVPANRIKTEAFGPAVQKPASAPAAITDSEVPGPSDATVRFTVSQKEAPLAPEATVLEAAESVGVEIDNSCRAGTCGTCKVRLLKGVVQMDVEDALDDSDRRDGIILACQAKSEDDLEVEA encoded by the coding sequence ATGAAACGACGCGGTCTCCACCTGATATCGAGCATTGCGATGCTGTTGCACGCCGGTACGACATGGGCACAGGTCTCGCCCGAAGAGCACGCGCAACATCATCCGGAAGCCGCAACTGGCGAAGCGAACCCCGAACCCCAAGCCCCGAACGGCATGGCGGGCATGGGAGAGATGATGAGCCGCATGGGAGTTCCGCCTCCTAAGCAGATTTACCCTCGGCTCATGGATCTTCCATCCATGACCCTTGAGGAGCGTGATGAACTTGAGCGCCTCGGGCACGAGCGGATGCAGAGCGGGACGGCGCTGATGGGCGAGGGGTTTGACGACCTGCTCCGAGTTACAACAACAAACGACTTTGCCGCGATGCAGGCCGCCATCGCGAAGCTCCGTGAGGGTGTTTCACGTTACGACAGCGGGCTTGCCGCTCATAGGGCTCTGGCGGAAGGGGTTGCTCCTGACCGAATCGCGATGGATTGGTTCAAGCGAGAAATGAACCTCCAAGGCGCCATCGCTGCGCCGGCGACATCAGGGCCCATGGGTTTGTCGTGGCCCCATCTCATCGGGATGTCGTTGCTCGCGATGTTCGCGGCCGTGATGATCGGTCTGTACTACGTGAAGATGCGGAGAGCAACCGGATTGCTCACGCAACTCGCCGAGAGTCCAATTGTGCTGCCGCCGGACACGGAGCGCAAGCCCGGAAGGGCAAGTGCCGCCCCCGCCGTCCATTCTCAACCGACGGCGCCGGCGCCGACGGCGGTTCCACCTGCTGCCAGTGCATCACGGCGGTGGACCGGTGAGCTGCGTCTTGATGCTGTGTTCGAGGAAACAACGGACATATCAACATTTCGGCTCGTGAATCCTGGCGGTGGCATGGTCCCATTTGAGTATGTGCCTGGGCAGTTCTTAACGCTCAACCTCGATATCGATGGCACACAGATCAAACGCTCCTACACGATCGCCTCGTCACCCACGCGGCCGGCGTCGATTGAGATCAGCGTCAAGCGCGAGGAGCACGGCGTCGTTAGCCGATTCTTGCACGACTCGTGCGGGGTCGGCGACCTGCTCAGCGTGTCCGCGCCGTCAGGAGCATTTACATTCGATGGAGATGGGGAAGAGAGCATCGTGCTTATCAGCGGGGGCGTCGGCATTACTCCCATGATGAGCGTGATTCGCTACCTCACGGACACCTCATGGCACGGACACATCTATCTGCTGCATTGCTGTCGAACGACAGACGACTTCTGTTTCCGCCACGAACTGGAGTTGCTCCAACGCAGACACCCACGGCTCAACGTCACCGCAACGATGACGCGTGCCCGGGGCAGTTCGTGGGTCGGTGCGACGGGCCGTCTGTCAGCCGGGCTTATTCAGGAATGCGTGCCTGATATCGCAAGCAAGCTGGTGCATCTCTGTGGACCACCCGGCATGATGGACGCGCTCAAACAGACGCTGCAGGGCTTCGGCGTGCCCGCAAATCGGATCAAGACAGAAGCTTTCGGGCCTGCCGTGCAAAAGCCGGCGAGCGCCCCCGCAGCGATCACGGACTCGGAGGTGCCCGGTCCGTCCGATGCGACGGTTCGCTTCACGGTGTCTCAAAAGGAGGCGCCACTTGCGCCCGAGGCTACGGTCCTCGAAGCTGCTGAGTCTGTGGGCGTGGAAATTGACAACTCCTGCCGCGCGGGGACCTGCGGCACTTGCAAGGTGCGGCTCCTCAAGGGAGTGGTCCAGATGGATGTCGAAGATGCGCTCGACGACAGCGATCGGCGCGACGGCATCATTCTCGCGTGCCAGGCGAAGTCAGAGGACGATCTGGAAGTCGAGGCGTAA
- a CDS encoding DUF1622 domain-containing protein — translation MLEQVITITVQFIEGVAALMIAGSVLAGAVELGNAAWRRQLAHRTTAVRLRLAERLVLSLEFLIAADILKTVVTPTLEGMAVLGAVIVIRTVLSLSIAYELRRDGNQKKDEP, via the coding sequence ATGCTCGAACAGGTCATCACCATCACCGTGCAGTTCATCGAGGGTGTTGCCGCCCTGATGATCGCCGGCTCGGTTCTGGCCGGTGCGGTTGAGCTCGGAAATGCCGCATGGCGCAGGCAACTGGCACACCGCACTACCGCAGTGCGGCTCCGGCTCGCGGAGCGCCTGGTGCTCTCTCTGGAGTTCCTGATTGCCGCGGACATACTCAAGACCGTTGTCACTCCCACACTCGAAGGCATGGCCGTGCTAGGCGCGGTCATCGTCATCCGAACGGTGTTGAGCCTGAGCATTGCCTATGAGCTACGTCGAGATGGCAATCAAAAGAAGGACGAACCATGA
- a CDS encoding copper resistance system multicopper oxidase yields the protein MNPEPDRANAHVKRKPVRNSQERRESVDITDWCNVSRRGFLGTSAAAALAGYSMMSPALRAAVLTLPRAGAIGELSTADPNGIDLVVERQVVVVDGSPSTAITINGSIPGPVIRMREGEDALIRVHNRMKETTSVHWHGILLPFTMDGVPGISFEGIPPGETFTYRFRVRQNGTYWYHSHSGLQEQLGHYGQLIIEPAQPDPVSYDVEYSVVLSDWTDQDPHVVMRKLKTMEGYYNFQRPTVANLGDQMEATGDSLVEVLSKRLQWQWMRMDPTDIADVTGATYTYLMNGKSAGENWTAVARSGQRVRLRLVNASAMTYFDFRIPDLPMTVVQADGQNIKPVETDELRIAVAETYDVLVSIPDDRAYTLFAETMDRSGYTRGTLAPRQGMTAEIPARRKRPMLTMKDMGMVHGGMEMGDHTGHTPAPKHAQHGSEAMQGERGEHAGHTQGGTRTLPISNLPDSIMHGPDKHGPGSVAMGMVAYRRLDDPGVGLGNDERRVLTYSQLRCLKTPRDRRPPTRQFDLHLTGNMQKYIWGFDGKKWSESDMIRFQYGERLRINMINDTMMNHPIHLHGMWMDLYAGEDYAHNPRKHTVNVQPSELLTVDITADAPGQWAFHCHLLYHMDMGMFRTIAVVRTLDGGSIDADT from the coding sequence ATGAATCCAGAACCCGATCGAGCCAATGCCCACGTAAAGCGCAAGCCTGTCCGGAACTCGCAAGAGAGGCGCGAATCCGTGGATATCACCGATTGGTGCAATGTGAGCCGCCGCGGCTTCCTCGGCACCAGTGCGGCGGCGGCTCTGGCAGGCTACTCCATGATGAGCCCGGCATTGCGGGCTGCTGTTCTCACACTCCCTCGCGCTGGCGCGATCGGCGAACTCAGCACGGCTGATCCCAATGGCATTGACCTGGTCGTGGAGCGACAGGTGGTCGTGGTCGATGGAAGCCCCAGTACAGCGATCACAATCAATGGCTCGATTCCGGGTCCCGTCATCCGCATGCGTGAAGGCGAGGATGCCCTGATCCGGGTTCACAACCGGATGAAGGAAACAACCTCGGTTCATTGGCACGGCATTCTGCTCCCGTTCACGATGGATGGAGTGCCTGGAATCAGCTTCGAAGGCATCCCTCCCGGCGAGACATTCACCTACCGATTCCGTGTGCGGCAGAACGGAACCTATTGGTATCACAGCCATTCTGGACTCCAAGAGCAGCTCGGGCACTACGGACAACTCATCATCGAACCGGCGCAGCCCGACCCGGTCTCGTATGACGTGGAGTACTCGGTCGTCCTCTCTGACTGGACCGACCAAGACCCTCACGTCGTCATGCGCAAGCTCAAGACCATGGAAGGGTATTACAACTTCCAGCGTCCAACAGTCGCGAATCTGGGCGACCAAATGGAAGCGACGGGTGACAGTCTGGTCGAAGTGCTCAGCAAGCGGCTTCAATGGCAATGGATGCGAATGGATCCCACCGACATCGCAGATGTCACTGGCGCTACCTACACATACCTCATGAACGGAAAGAGCGCAGGTGAGAATTGGACCGCCGTCGCGCGTTCGGGGCAGCGTGTTCGACTGCGACTCGTCAACGCCTCCGCCATGACCTACTTCGATTTCAGGATACCGGACCTGCCGATGACGGTGGTGCAAGCGGACGGCCAGAACATCAAGCCGGTCGAAACCGACGAGCTGCGCATCGCGGTCGCCGAGACCTATGACGTTCTCGTCAGCATCCCGGACGATCGCGCATACACGCTCTTTGCGGAGACAATGGACCGCAGCGGGTACACGCGCGGCACACTCGCGCCCCGCCAGGGCATGACCGCCGAGATCCCGGCGCGACGCAAACGTCCCATGCTCACCATGAAGGACATGGGCATGGTGCACGGCGGTATGGAGATGGGCGATCACACCGGACACACCCCGGCCCCCAAGCATGCGCAGCATGGCAGTGAAGCAATGCAGGGCGAACGCGGTGAGCACGCCGGCCACACCCAGGGCGGGACGCGCACGCTGCCAATCAGTAATCTGCCCGACAGCATCATGCACGGCCCCGACAAGCACGGGCCGGGCAGCGTCGCCATGGGGATGGTTGCTTATCGGCGGCTCGATGACCCCGGTGTGGGACTCGGAAACGACGAGCGACGTGTGCTCACCTACTCCCAACTGCGTTGTTTGAAGACGCCGCGAGACCGTCGCCCGCCCACTCGCCAGTTTGATCTGCACCTGACGGGCAACATGCAAAAGTATATCTGGGGCTTTGATGGTAAGAAGTGGTCTGAGTCTGACATGATCAGGTTCCAATACGGCGAGCGGCTGCGGATCAACATGATCAATGACACGATGATGAATCATCCGATCCACCTTCACGGGATGTGGATGGACCTGTACGCAGGTGAGGACTACGCCCACAACCCGCGCAAGCACACTGTGAATGTGCAGCCATCGGAGCTTCTGACCGTGGACATCACTGCCGATGCGCCCGGCCAGTGGGCATTCCATTGCCACCTGCTCTACCACATGGACATGGGCATGTTCCGAACTATCGCGGTTGTGCGAACGTTAGACGGAGGGTCGATTGATGCGGACACCTGA
- a CDS encoding copper resistance protein B, translated as MRTPDRCMMALAGMFSCSWLINSAIAQSHEHEAPPTHHASTGPHHAEPHKAHESQPSAADRPTHHKTANDNADSANQPDDPSLPEGMTLDEVLDRAASPPPDHFPSPVPDNELRYFTLIEQLEYRIADEGKDEFGWDAQGWIGFDYDKFWWKSEGEAAFDGMSEGESQTDFLYSRLITPFWNAQVGVQYANEWESGEYSDRWSGVLALEGLTPGLIELDSSLYISEDADVTLELEAEYDLRITQRLVLQPRAEAGFAFQDVPDRQLGAGLTEVNLDLRLRYEVEREFAPYIGVRYGFLAGETANNADAAGVDTEQLYFIFGFRIAF; from the coding sequence ATGCGGACACCTGATCGCTGCATGATGGCTCTTGCCGGGATGTTCTCTTGCTCGTGGCTTATTAACTCGGCTATCGCCCAGAGCCACGAGCATGAAGCTCCCCCCACGCATCACGCCTCCACTGGACCGCACCATGCCGAGCCACATAAGGCGCATGAATCACAGCCGTCGGCGGCCGATCGACCCACGCACCATAAGACTGCAAACGACAACGCCGACTCCGCAAACCAGCCCGACGACCCTTCGCTGCCCGAAGGAATGACGCTCGATGAGGTCCTGGATCGAGCGGCCAGTCCACCACCGGACCACTTCCCGAGTCCGGTTCCCGACAACGAACTGCGTTACTTCACGTTGATCGAGCAGCTCGAATACCGCATCGCTGATGAAGGAAAGGACGAGTTCGGATGGGATGCGCAGGGCTGGATAGGGTTTGACTATGACAAGTTCTGGTGGAAATCGGAAGGCGAAGCGGCATTCGACGGTATGAGCGAAGGCGAATCACAGACCGACTTCCTCTATTCTCGACTCATTACACCATTCTGGAACGCGCAGGTCGGGGTGCAGTATGCCAACGAGTGGGAGTCCGGTGAATACTCCGACCGATGGTCGGGCGTGCTGGCGCTTGAGGGGTTGACGCCTGGCCTGATCGAGCTCGACTCCTCTCTCTACATCTCCGAAGACGCCGATGTCACCCTGGAGTTGGAGGCGGAATACGACCTGCGGATCACCCAAAGACTCGTGCTTCAACCGCGAGCAGAAGCGGGCTTCGCATTCCAGGATGTTCCGGATCGCCAACTCGGCGCTGGACTGACTGAAGTCAACCTCGACCTGAGGCTGCGCTACGAGGTCGAGCGCGAGTTTGCGCCGTATATCGGTGTTCGGTATGGATTCCTCGCCGGAGAAACCGCCAACAACGCTGACGCCGCCGGGGTTGACACAGAGCAACTCTATTTCATCTTCGGTTTTCGCATCGCTTTCTGA
- a CDS encoding serine/threonine-protein phosphatase produces MFQRARLRTQLLLVVNASLGLLLLVFVVIDYRLAMQSHLRERSIALSEEARTVASAVEALAPAGHDAMQRHVDATCDLMNAEESPGYRIAARVADSLFESHATEHTNEACDVEHAGVVTGTYTSGDIVVETRELRAPLVEFTRRAEFGRVFAIGIGAVIAAALLNGLLLHLVSRPLERTARTIREIGRDNFGTTIASAANKELTALADEVSAMSSELARRDSDRRAQLDRARRLQDHLLPVLPVGGAHIAVEYYPAQEIAGDFVDVITCANSDTVLCLADVVGHGIHAAMGSAVLKALVLASDIETLTPAAMLRSVNRRYCELSLPEDFASMTVVPMQSDQSGAMYASAGHEPALIARASGPIERLISTGLLLGLDPKSGFDQVQLDLEPGDRIVLLSDGVSEASNADHELLGRAAIVSEAEASGPGDAARLAFAIIHAAERHRGDAPAQDDATVLVYLADPNAAATRSPQCIT; encoded by the coding sequence ATGTTTCAAAGAGCACGACTGCGAACGCAGTTGCTGCTCGTGGTCAACGCATCATTGGGGCTCTTGTTGCTTGTGTTTGTGGTCATAGACTACCGGCTCGCGATGCAGTCTCATCTTCGTGAGAGGTCCATCGCTCTCAGCGAAGAGGCCAGGACCGTCGCCTCTGCCGTTGAGGCTCTTGCACCGGCCGGACACGACGCGATGCAGCGCCACGTTGATGCCACGTGCGACCTCATGAATGCAGAGGAATCACCCGGATATCGTATCGCGGCACGTGTTGCCGACTCGCTCTTTGAATCACACGCCACCGAGCACACGAACGAGGCGTGTGATGTGGAGCACGCAGGCGTGGTTACCGGCACCTACACCTCAGGGGACATTGTCGTTGAGACCAGGGAGCTGCGTGCGCCACTCGTCGAGTTCACGCGCCGCGCCGAGTTTGGGCGCGTCTTCGCCATCGGGATTGGAGCTGTCATCGCAGCCGCGCTTCTCAACGGTCTTCTTCTCCATCTCGTGAGCCGTCCGCTTGAACGGACGGCCAGAACGATTCGAGAGATAGGAAGGGACAATTTCGGGACCACCATCGCGAGCGCAGCAAACAAAGAATTGACCGCACTCGCAGACGAGGTCTCCGCGATGAGTAGCGAACTGGCCCGCCGAGACAGCGATCGTCGGGCGCAGCTCGACCGAGCGCGCCGCTTGCAAGACCATCTCCTGCCGGTGCTCCCAGTTGGCGGCGCCCACATTGCCGTCGAATACTACCCCGCACAGGAGATAGCCGGCGATTTCGTTGATGTCATCACCTGCGCGAATAGTGATACGGTCCTGTGCCTCGCCGATGTAGTCGGGCACGGGATTCATGCCGCAATGGGTTCTGCGGTGCTCAAGGCCCTCGTGCTTGCTTCTGACATAGAGACACTGACCCCCGCTGCGATGTTGCGATCAGTGAACCGGCGGTACTGTGAGCTCAGCCTGCCGGAAGACTTTGCTTCGATGACCGTGGTGCCGATGCAATCGGACCAATCCGGTGCGATGTACGCCAGTGCCGGGCATGAACCCGCGCTCATTGCTCGTGCCTCGGGACCAATCGAGCGGTTGATCTCGACCGGGCTGCTTCTTGGCCTTGACCCCAAATCCGGCTTTGATCAAGTTCAACTGGACCTAGAGCCGGGCGACCGAATTGTGCTGCTCTCTGACGGAGTGAGCGAGGCAAGCAACGCCGACCATGAGCTGCTTGGGCGAGCGGCAATCGTCTCAGAAGCCGAGGCGAGCGGACCGGGCGATGCCGCGAGGCTTGCGTTCGCGATTATCCACGCGGCAGAACGGCACCGTGGCGACGCACCGGCGCAAGACGATGCGACGGTGCTCGTCTATTTGGCAGATCCGAATGCAGCCGCAACGAGGAGCCCCCAATGCATCACATGA
- a CDS encoding copper-translocating P-type ATPase has product MQNHTKTHAEASQHDAHANHSAPNHEGVAHGHHDHHAHMVADFRRRFWVSLILTVPVVTLAPMIQSLLGLEEAMSFPGDAIIQFVFATVVYFYGGWPFLSGLQREIHKKMPGMMTLIALAISVAYFYSAAVVFGLEGEVFFWELATLIDIMLLGHWIEMKSVMGASAALEKLVKLMPSDAHLVQSDGTTRDVPVTELTHGVRVLVKPGEKIPTDGTIVEGRSTINEAMLTGESKPVEKSEGDQVIGGSINGESAFTIEVERTGNETYLARVIEMVREAQQSKSRTQDLANRAALWLTIIAISVGTLTLITWILIGKPFDFSLERAVTVMIIACPHALGLAVPLVVAVSTAISASNGLLIRDRTAFERGRDIDAIVFDKTGTLTEGRFGVTDVVSLGDHSEEELLRLAASLESQSEHPIAEGVVRGAEERGIQVSPPKEFRAIPGRGAEAVVDGVRLRIVSPGFLRENKLTVSDDRVEQITKQGKTVVYAVIDDKIEGAIALADIIRPESREALQRLKAMGIQVMMLTGDAEAVAKWVSEELGLDDYFAEVLPDQKASKIKEVQSRGLVVAMTGDGVNDAPALTQADVGIAVGAGTDVAIESADIILVRSDPRDVTAIVELSRATYRKMVQNLWWATGYNAFAIPAAAGVLYPLGIVLSPAVGAVFMSLSTVIVAINARFLRIERTDDGSRHGRAPISEERRTTS; this is encoded by the coding sequence ATGCAGAATCATACCAAGACACACGCCGAAGCCAGCCAACACGATGCGCATGCGAACCACAGTGCGCCCAACCACGAAGGTGTCGCACACGGTCATCACGACCATCATGCGCACATGGTGGCCGACTTCAGAAGACGCTTCTGGGTATCGCTGATTCTTACTGTCCCGGTGGTGACGCTGGCGCCCATGATCCAATCGTTGCTTGGACTCGAAGAAGCAATGAGTTTCCCGGGCGACGCGATCATTCAGTTCGTGTTTGCGACAGTTGTCTACTTCTACGGTGGCTGGCCGTTCCTCAGCGGCCTACAGCGTGAGATCCACAAGAAGATGCCCGGGATGATGACTCTTATCGCCCTGGCGATATCTGTCGCGTATTTCTATTCCGCTGCTGTGGTCTTCGGGCTCGAAGGGGAAGTCTTTTTCTGGGAGCTGGCCACGCTCATCGACATCATGTTGCTCGGGCACTGGATCGAGATGAAGTCGGTGATGGGAGCTTCGGCAGCGCTGGAGAAGCTCGTCAAACTGATGCCGTCCGATGCCCACCTCGTCCAGAGCGACGGAACAACACGAGATGTGCCGGTCACCGAGTTGACCCACGGAGTGCGTGTGCTCGTGAAGCCCGGTGAGAAGATCCCGACGGATGGAACCATCGTCGAGGGACGATCCACAATCAACGAGGCGATGCTCACTGGAGAGAGCAAGCCGGTGGAGAAATCCGAAGGAGACCAGGTCATCGGCGGCTCGATCAACGGCGAGTCCGCATTCACGATCGAGGTTGAACGGACGGGCAATGAGACCTATCTCGCCCGCGTAATCGAAATGGTGCGAGAGGCCCAACAGTCCAAGTCGCGCACACAAGACCTCGCCAACCGCGCGGCTCTGTGGCTCACGATTATCGCGATCTCGGTTGGCACGCTGACACTGATTACTTGGATTCTCATCGGCAAGCCATTCGACTTCTCGCTCGAACGCGCCGTCACAGTGATGATCATCGCCTGCCCGCACGCGCTGGGTCTGGCGGTCCCGCTTGTTGTGGCGGTGTCCACCGCGATATCCGCGAGCAACGGCCTGCTTATTCGAGACCGGACCGCGTTTGAACGCGGACGCGACATCGACGCGATCGTGTTCGACAAGACGGGCACGCTGACCGAGGGTCGCTTTGGCGTTACGGACGTTGTGTCTCTCGGCGACCACTCCGAGGAAGAGTTGCTCAGGTTGGCGGCGAGTCTTGAGAGCCAGTCGGAGCACCCGATCGCCGAGGGAGTCGTCCGAGGCGCCGAGGAGCGCGGCATCCAGGTTTCGCCGCCGAAGGAGTTCAGAGCGATCCCAGGCAGGGGCGCCGAAGCGGTCGTCGATGGAGTTCGATTGCGGATTGTCAGCCCCGGCTTCCTCCGAGAGAACAAGCTCACCGTGAGCGATGATCGCGTGGAGCAGATCACTAAGCAAGGCAAGACGGTGGTGTATGCCGTGATCGATGACAAGATCGAGGGCGCTATCGCGCTCGCCGACATCATCCGGCCGGAATCGCGCGAGGCCCTTCAGCGGCTGAAGGCGATGGGGATCCAGGTGATGATGCTCACCGGTGACGCAGAGGCCGTCGCGAAATGGGTTTCCGAGGAGCTCGGTCTTGACGACTACTTTGCCGAGGTCCTGCCGGACCAGAAGGCATCGAAGATCAAGGAGGTTCAATCGCGCGGGCTTGTAGTTGCGATGACCGGCGATGGTGTCAACGACGCCCCCGCGCTGACCCAGGCTGATGTAGGCATCGCGGTCGGCGCCGGGACAGATGTGGCAATCGAATCGGCGGACATCATTCTCGTTCGTTCAGACCCACGTGACGTGACGGCGATCGTCGAGTTGTCGCGGGCGACGTATCGCAAGATGGTGCAGAACCTCTGGTGGGCCACTGGCTACAACGCGTTTGCCATCCCGGCGGCTGCGGGTGTGCTCTATCCGCTGGGGATCGTGCTATCGCCAGCGGTTGGGGCCGTGTTTATGTCGCTCTCTACGGTGATCGTTGCGATCAACGCTCGGTTCCTAAGAATTGAACGGACGGACGATGGGTCCCGGCACGGTCGAGCACCTATCTCAGAAGAGCGAAGAACGACATCGTGA